Proteins encoded by one window of Conger conger chromosome 1, fConCon1.1, whole genome shotgun sequence:
- the LOC133137362 gene encoding dr1-associated corepressor, with protein sequence MGIFAFEMPRQKRKYNVRFPPGRIKKIMQKDTEVGRIAAAVPVIISRALEMFLKSFLIMTSQITQSKHSRVMSMAHMKQCIENEKLFDFLKDLAEQATAPASQGEGRVKGKWLAHRKRWQDISSKQHGEAERSSRPKNDSLGNTEHSDDSGSELLISLGAKLQHHH encoded by the exons ATGGGCATTTTTGCGTTCGAAATGCCGAGACAAAAGAGGAAATACAATGTCCGGTTCCCACCG GGTCGTATCAAGAAAATTATGCAGAAGGACACGGAGGTGGGGAGGATTGCAGCTGCTGTGCCTGTTATCATAT CTAGGGcccttgaaatgtttttaaaatcatttctcATCATGACCAGTCAGATTACCCAGTCAAAGCACAGCAGGGTCATGTCAATGGCCCACAT GAAGCAATGTATAGAGAACGAGAAGCTCTTTGACTTCCTCAAGGACTTGGCAGAGCAGGCCACGGCCCCAGCCTCCCAGGGAGAAGGGCGTGTGAAGGGGAAATGGCTGGCTCACAG GAAACGATGGCAAGACATCAGCTCAAAGCAGCATGGGGAAGCAGAAAGGTCAAGCAGGCCCAAGAATGACTCTTTGGGCAACACTGAACACTCAGAT GACTCTGGCTCAGAACTTCTCATCAGTCTGGGAGCAAAGCTGCAACATCATCACTGA
- the LOC133137343 gene encoding protein sel-1 homolog 1-like has translation MTVKMWNLFSLLLLVSGVLTADVEELNDAPETKTFHSQDTEEDEVPVGTVVAGKVFPREDVSQPDDTQAESDNIPEGGYIPPLPSPEEEKPNEIPVVVGGTAAGEPCLFPFLFLGKEYYECTTEGRSDGRLWCATTYNYDSDKRWGFCETEEEGEQRRQAEEAEELYQKAMKIINGTGKKSQRKEEYKMLVKVAGMGHTKAMEKVAYAMLFGDNLAQNVPKARGMFEKLAVEGSPKAQTALGFLYAAGLGVNSNQAKSLVYYTFGALGGNLVAHMILGYRYWGGIGVPQSCESALTHYRLVANHVANDIMVTGGIVVQRVRLLDEQENPGTASGMLEEDLIQYYQFLAEKGDVQAQVGLGQLHLHGGRGVEQNHQRAFDYFQQAADAGNTHAMAFLGKMYSDGSEAVPQNNETALEYFKKAAELGNPMAQSGLGMAYLYGRGVPVDYELALTYYQKAAEQGWVDGQLQLGTMYYNGFGVKRDYKQALKYFNLASQAGHILAFYNLAQMHATGTGVMRSCHAAVELFKNVCERGRWSERLISAYESFREGNMDTAVVQYLMLAEQGYEAAQSNVAFILDQTGHVRVFSKNETYPRALLHWNRAAAQGYTVARIKLGDYHFYGYGTDVDYETAVFHYRLASEQQHSAQAMFNLGYMHEKGLGIKQDIHLAKRFYDMAAEASVDAQVPVFLALCKLGFLYTVEYLQEFNLTGLLSQVDLDQLLGPEWDLCLMTVLALLLGTVIAYRQRQQLVIPQPPGPEGPPARPADAQPADANAQPADAQPANANAQPGDAQPADANAQPADAQPANAQRDDTQPPNVQPTDANVQPTDANAQPTDANAQPPDANTQPLDAQPADAQPEQQ, from the exons atgacTGTGAAGATGTGGAATCTGTTTTCACTGTTATTGCTTGTGTCAGGCGTACTAACAGCTG ATGTAGAAGAGCTGAATGATGCACCTGAAACCAAG aCCTTTCACAGTCAGGACACTGAGGAGGATGAAGTGCCAGTGGGGACAGTTGTGGCAGGGAAGGTGTTCCCCAGGGAAGATGTTTCCCAGCCTGATGACACCCAGGCGGAGTCTGACAACATCCCCGAAGGAGGATATATCCCTCCACTGCCCAGCCCCGAAGAAGAGAAGCCAAACGAGA TTCCTGTGGTAGTCGGGGGCACAGCTGCAGGGGAACCCTGCctctttccattcctctttTTGGGGAAGGAGTACTATGAGTGCACTACAGAGGGGCGCTCTGACGGCAGGCTCTGGTGTGCCACCACGTACAACTACGACAGTGACAAGAGATGGGGCTTCTGCGAGA CTGAAGAGGAGGGTGAGCAGAGGCGCCAGGCGGAGGAGGCAGAAGAGCTGTATCAGAAGGCCATGAAGATCATCAATGGCACCGGCAAAAAGAGCCAGAGGAAGGA GGAGTATAAGATGCTGGTGAAAGTGGCAGGCATGGGCCACACTAAGGCCATGGAGAAGGTGGCCTACGCCATGCTGTTCGGTGACAATCTGGCCCAGAATGTCCCAAAGGCCCGGGGCATGTTCGAGAAGCTAGCAGTGGAGGGGTCACCCAAAGCTCAAACG GCCCTTGGATTCCTCTACGCTGCTGGTTTAGGGGTGAACTCCAACCAGGCAAAG TCATTGGTGTACTACACTTTTGGGGCCTTGGGCGGAAACCTAGTGGCTCACATGATTCTG GGCTACAGGTACTGGGGAGGGATCGGAGTGCCACAGAGCTGTGAATCTGCGCTGACACACTACAGACTAGTGGCTAATCACG TGGCCAATGACATCATGGTGACGGGCGGGATTGTGGTGCAGAGGGTCAGGCTGCTGGACGAGCAGGAGAACCCTGGGACAGCCAGCGGGATGCTGGAGGAGGACCTCATCCAGTACTATCAGTTCCTGGCTGAAAAGGGCGACGTGCAGGCCCAG GTGGGCCTGGGACAGCTGCACTTGCATGGGGGACGTGGAGTGGAGCAGAACCACCAG AGGGCCTTCGACTACTTCCAGCAGGCCGCAGACGCTGGGAACACTCACGCCATGGCCTTTCTGGGGAAG ATGTACTCGGATGGCAGCGAGGCCGTGCCACAGAACAACGAGACCGCCCTGGAGTACTTTAAGAAGGCCGCTGAGCTG GGTAACCCCATGGCTCAGAGTGGCCTGGGCATGGCCTATCTGTATGGCAGAGGTGTCCCTGTG GACTATGAGCTGGCACTGACGTACTACCAGAAGGCTGCAGAGCAGGGCTGGGTGGATGGACAGCTGCAGTTAGGCACCATGTACTACA ATGGCTTCGGTGTGAAGCGCGACTACAAGCAGGCGCTGAAGTACTTCAACCTGGCGTCCCAGGCGGGTCACATCCTGGCCTTCTACAACCTGGCGCAGATGCATGCCACCGGCACCGGGGTTATGCGCTCCTGCCACGCGGCTGTGGAG CTCTTCAAGAACGTGTGTGAACGTGGACGCTGGTCGGAGAGGCTGATAAGCGCTTACGAGAGCTTCCGAGAAGGCAACATGGACACCGCCGTGGTGCAGTACCTGATGCTGGCTGAACAGGGCTATGAGGCAGCGCAGAGCAACGTGGCCTTCATCCTGGACCAGA CCGGACATGTGAGGGTCTTCAGTAAGAATGAGACCTACCCACGAGCCCTGctacactggaacagagctgCTGCCCAAG GGTACACTGTGGCACGGATAAAGCTGGGGGACTACCACTTCTACGGCTATGGCACGGACGTGGACTATGAGACGGCGGTGTTccactacaggctggcctccGAGCAGCAACACAGCGCGCAGGCCATGTTCAACCTGGGCTACATGCACGAGAAGGGCCTGGGCATCAAACAA GATATTCACCTGGCGAAGCGCTTCTATGACATGGCAGCTGAGGCTAGTGTGGATGCCCAGGTGCCCGTCTTCCTGGCCCTGTGTAAGCTGGGCTTCCTCTACACTGTAGAGTACCTGCAGGAGTTCAAC CTAACGGGGCTGCTATCCCAGGTGGACCTGGACCAGCTGCTGGGACCAGAGTGGGACCTCTGCCTCATGACGGTCCTCGCTCTCCTCCTGGGCACCGTCATCGCCTACCGCCAGAGACAGCAGCTGGTCATCCCTCAGCCCCCAGGCCCCGAGGGGCCCCCGGCCCGGCCTGCAGACGCCCAGCCTGCCGATGCTAACGCCCAACCTGCAGATGCCCAGCCTGCCAATGCTAATGCCCAACCTGGAGACGCCCAACCTGCCGATGCTAATGCCCAACCTGCAGATGCCCAGCCTGCCAATGCCCAGCGTGATGACACCCAGCCACCCAACGTCCAGCCTACCGATGCTAATGTCCAGCCTACTGACGCTAACGCCCAGCCTACCGATGCTAACGCCCAGCCTCCCGATGCTAACACCCAGCCACTCGATGCCCAGCCTGCAGACGCCCAGCCAGAGCAGCAGTGA